A single region of the Undibacterium piscinae genome encodes:
- the speD gene encoding adenosylmethionine decarboxylase: protein MTASVIPPDYQPNGEHLLADMYGIAPDKLSDTETIESLLRHSAQAAGAHILFSHFHAFDAGKGVTGVVLLAESHITIHTWPECGFAAADIFMCGQAQAQRNHVTPRIVHRDPSANARSVPHLFSGQPPTPASRIFPIVRPCRSRLRHTSD, encoded by the coding sequence ATGACGGCTTCAGTAATTCCACCCGATTATCAGCCCAACGGCGAGCATTTGCTGGCTGATATGTATGGCATCGCGCCAGACAAGCTTAGTGATACTGAGACTATAGAATCCTTGCTGCGGCATAGCGCACAAGCGGCCGGTGCGCATATCCTGTTCAGCCATTTCCATGCTTTTGATGCCGGCAAGGGCGTGACTGGCGTGGTGCTGCTGGCCGAATCGCATATCACGATTCATACCTGGCCGGAATGTGGCTTTGCCGCGGCCGACATCTTCATGTGCGGTCAGGCGCAAGCGCAGCGTAACCACGTGACGCCAAGAATTGTGCATCGTGATCCCAGCGCCAATGCACGATCTGTGCCGCATCTTTTTTCTGGTCAGCCACCAACACCGGCATCCCGTATTTTTCCCATTGTTCGCCCATGTCGCTCCAGACTACGTCATACATCAGATTGA
- a CDS encoding DUF4198 domain-containing protein, with protein MKLFFTTPSARSLAKGVACCVSLCAALSVPLSAHAHRSFLLPSSTVVAGNSPWVSFDAAAASDVFYFDHVPLQLDSLMIVTPDGTMAKAENTSTGKFRSSFDLRLSQTGTYKLSLLNQNVFANYKENGVAKRWRGAPEALGKAIPATAEELQVTQLQGRIETFVTNGKPGKKALEVSGKGLELDAITHPNDLVAGEAAHFRLLLDGKPAAGIKVTVIAGGIRYRQQLGEQVLSTDADGKFSINWQGAGMYWLEASVSDNKATIAAAKERRASYVASLEVLPQ; from the coding sequence ATGAAATTATTTTTTACTACACCGTCCGCACGGAGCCTGGCCAAGGGCGTTGCCTGCTGTGTCAGCCTATGTGCCGCCTTGTCCGTCCCTTTGAGCGCGCACGCGCATCGCAGTTTCCTATTGCCTAGCTCTACCGTGGTGGCAGGCAATAGCCCCTGGGTCAGTTTCGATGCCGCCGCTGCCTCCGATGTGTTTTATTTCGATCACGTGCCTTTGCAACTCGATAGCCTGATGATCGTTACGCCGGACGGTACTATGGCCAAGGCTGAGAACACCAGCACCGGCAAGTTTCGCAGCAGCTTTGATCTGCGCCTGAGCCAAACGGGCACCTATAAACTGAGTTTGCTGAACCAGAACGTGTTTGCCAATTACAAGGAGAACGGCGTGGCGAAACGCTGGCGCGGCGCACCAGAGGCGCTGGGCAAGGCTATCCCGGCCACTGCGGAAGAGCTGCAAGTAACGCAGTTACAGGGCCGTATCGAGACCTTTGTCACCAACGGCAAACCTGGCAAAAAAGCGCTGGAAGTGTCGGGCAAGGGGCTGGAGCTGGACGCCATCACCCATCCGAATGATCTGGTGGCAGGCGAAGCGGCGCACTTCCGTCTGCTGCTTGATGGCAAGCCGGCGGCCGGCATCAAGGTGACAGTGATCGCCGGCGGCATACGCTACCGCCAGCAGCTCGGCGAGCAAGTGTTAAGCACCGATGCCGATGGCAAATTCAGCATCAACTGGCAGGGCGCCGGAATGTATTGGCTGGAAGCGAGCGTGTCCGATAATAAAGCGACGATAGCGGCGGCGAAAGAAAGACGCGCCAGTTATGTCGCCAGCCTGGAAGTGTTGCCGCAGTAA
- a CDS encoding FAD:protein FMN transferase gives MLAPPTLPADAELCELTGASMGTTWSVRLMRPSQLPAQQLQDGIARQLALVIDQMSPWESDSSISQFNRAQAASWHELPQEFFQVLDYALYIAQQSGGAYDPSIGKLVNLWGFGPLPKPTVAPGAGEIAQAMQVSGWRQLQVDRLMRRVRQPGGMSLDLSSIAKGFAVDLVARFLQEQGVTAYLVEVGGELRGQGCKSDQQPWWVELEHPARTLPQQSIPQQTTVQQTTVQQTTVQQTTVQQTILALHGLSVATSGDYRQQWEHQGKRYSHTIDPRDGQPLQHSLASVTVLHPECMKADALATAMLVMGLPAGLAYAEQLGLPCRFISRSATGFSETMSTAMQAMLA, from the coding sequence ATGCTGGCACCGCCAACATTGCCGGCGGATGCCGAACTGTGTGAGCTCACCGGTGCCAGCATGGGCACAACCTGGAGCGTCAGGCTGATGCGTCCGTCGCAGTTACCGGCACAGCAATTGCAGGATGGCATTGCCAGGCAGCTGGCGCTGGTGATAGACCAGATGAGTCCTTGGGAGAGTGATTCCAGCATCAGCCAATTTAATCGCGCCCAAGCCGCTAGTTGGCATGAGTTGCCGCAAGAGTTTTTTCAGGTGCTCGATTATGCCTTGTACATCGCCCAGCAAAGTGGCGGTGCGTATGACCCCAGCATCGGTAAGCTGGTCAATCTATGGGGCTTTGGCCCCTTACCTAAACCGACAGTCGCGCCTGGCGCTGGCGAGATCGCGCAGGCCATGCAGGTGAGTGGTTGGCGTCAGTTGCAGGTCGATCGGCTGATGCGCCGGGTACGTCAGCCGGGCGGCATGTCGCTCGATCTTTCGTCTATCGCCAAAGGTTTTGCGGTGGACCTGGTGGCGCGCTTTCTGCAAGAACAGGGCGTGACTGCGTATCTGGTTGAGGTCGGTGGTGAATTGCGCGGTCAGGGCTGCAAGAGCGATCAGCAGCCATGGTGGGTAGAGCTCGAGCATCCTGCCCGGACTCTGCCGCAGCAAAGCATCCCGCAGCAAACCACGGTGCAGCAAACTACGGTGCAGCAAACTACGGTGCAGCAAACTACGGTGCAGCAAACTATCCTTGCTTTGCATGGCTTATCGGTTGCCACTTCGGGCGATTATCGCCAGCAGTGGGAGCATCAGGGCAAGCGCTATTCGCACACCATCGATCCGCGTGACGGCCAGCCGCTGCAACACAGCCTGGCCTCGGTCACGGTACTGCATCCCGAATGCATGAAGGCCGATGCGCTGGCGACCGCGATGCTGGTGATGGGCTTGCCCGCGGGCCTGGCGTATGCCGAACAATTGGGTTTGCCCTGTCGCTTCATTAGCCGCAGCGCCACTGGCTTTAGCGAAACCATGAGCACGGCCATGCAGGCCATGCTGGCTTAG
- a CDS encoding GNAT family N-acetyltransferase produces MTSLHFRRAVSADIPAMQVIRLAVKENVLNNPARVPAQLYQDYLDQLGRGWVCEQQGKIIGFSYAASADASIWALFVSPEAEGKGAGAPLLRLATDWLFSQGHQKVTLGTAAHTRADRFYAKQGWLRGDMKDAVEVIYTLERPQE; encoded by the coding sequence ATGACTAGCTTACACTTCCGTCGCGCCGTGAGTGCCGATATCCCCGCCATGCAAGTGATACGCCTGGCGGTCAAAGAGAACGTGCTGAATAATCCGGCACGCGTTCCCGCTCAACTGTACCAGGACTATCTAGACCAACTCGGACGCGGCTGGGTCTGCGAACAGCAAGGCAAGATCATAGGATTTTCGTATGCGGCCAGCGCCGACGCTTCGATCTGGGCCCTGTTTGTCAGTCCGGAGGCCGAAGGCAAAGGCGCAGGTGCGCCCTTACTCAGGCTGGCGACCGATTGGCTGTTTAGTCAGGGTCATCAAAAAGTCACGCTAGGCACGGCGGCCCATACCCGCGCCGACCGTTTCTATGCAAAACAAGGCTGGCTGCGCGGTGACATGAAGGATGCGGTAGAAGTGATCTACACACTAGAGCGGCCGCAAGAATAA
- a CDS encoding histone deacetylase family protein, with product MLAAYITHPDCQKHEMGPDHPECPERIGAINDQLLITGLLGYMQSYEAPLATEEQLQQAHSSLFVHDVEAHRPASGYVQVDPDTRMNPFTYQAARRASGAAVLATDLVMQGDARVAFCNVRPPGHHAGRSSAAGFCFFNNVAVGIRHALNVHGLERVALIDFDVHHGNGSENILHEDPRVLMCSTFEEGVYPFSGAVPMGPNMVNVSLPSRSGSKAFRASVTETWIPALEKFQPQMIFISAGFDGHREDDMGNLGLVEDDYAWVTTQIVKVANTYAQGRIVSCLEGGYVLSPLARSAAAHVKVLIGAD from the coding sequence TTGCTGGCAGCTTACATTACCCACCCTGATTGCCAAAAGCATGAAATGGGACCTGATCACCCCGAATGCCCTGAGCGTATCGGTGCGATCAATGATCAGCTATTGATCACCGGTCTGCTCGGCTATATGCAAAGCTACGAAGCGCCTTTGGCGACTGAAGAACAATTACAGCAAGCGCATTCCAGCCTGTTTGTCCATGATGTGGAAGCACACCGGCCGGCATCGGGCTATGTGCAAGTCGATCCTGATACCCGCATGAACCCGTTCACCTATCAGGCGGCAAGACGCGCCTCGGGGGCGGCGGTATTGGCGACCGATCTGGTGATGCAGGGCGATGCCCGCGTCGCTTTCTGCAATGTGCGTCCGCCCGGCCATCATGCCGGACGCTCTTCCGCCGCTGGTTTTTGCTTCTTCAATAATGTTGCGGTAGGCATACGTCATGCGCTCAATGTGCATGGTTTAGAGCGCGTCGCCCTGATCGACTTTGACGTCCATCACGGCAACGGCAGCGAAAATATCCTGCATGAAGATCCGCGGGTGCTGATGTGCTCGACCTTTGAAGAAGGCGTCTATCCGTTTTCCGGCGCCGTGCCTATGGGTCCGAACATGGTCAATGTCAGCTTGCCTAGCCGCTCCGGCAGCAAGGCCTTCCGCGCCTCAGTGACCGAGACCTGGATTCCGGCACTGGAAAAATTTCAACCGCAGATGATCTTTATCTCGGCAGGATTTGACGGCCACCGCGAAGATGACATGGGCAATCTGGGCTTGGTTGAAGATGATTACGCCTGGGTCACCACGCAAATCGTCAAAGTGGCCAACACCTATGCGCAAGGGCGCATCGTCTCTTGCCTGGAAGGCGGTTATGTATTATCACCGCTGGCGCGCAGTGCGGCGGCGCATGTCAAGGTCTTGATCGGCGCCGATTAG
- a CDS encoding helix-turn-helix transcriptional regulator, producing the protein MLNPQLQEFGLHLKKLRLARGLSQEQLGLIAELDRTYISGIERGVRNVSLTNILRIAQALGVPPAELFNAGDQ; encoded by the coding sequence ATGCTTAATCCACAGTTGCAAGAGTTTGGTCTTCACCTCAAAAAGCTGCGCCTAGCGCGTGGACTGAGTCAAGAACAATTGGGTTTGATTGCCGAATTGGATCGCACTTACATCAGTGGCATAGAGCGTGGCGTGCGTAATGTGAGCTTGACCAATATCTTGCGCATTGCCCAGGCGCTTGGTGTGCCGCCCGCAGAGTTGTTCAATGCTGGTGATCAATAA
- a CDS encoding DUF350 domain-containing protein, with protein MPVILNYVIHLALASGLIALFLWVYTAITPFNEFLLIRQGNNAAALSLAGSLIGFSLTIASSLIHTADYQQFTGWAFGAMLVQVLAYGVTTMILRNSKDQIESGNTAYGGLLGAISLSIGAVNAACIS; from the coding sequence GTGCCCGTCATCCTCAATTATGTAATCCACCTGGCCTTAGCAAGTGGCCTGATTGCGCTGTTTTTGTGGGTGTACACCGCCATCACGCCATTCAATGAATTTCTGCTGATACGACAGGGGAATAACGCCGCCGCGCTGTCGCTGGCGGGTAGTCTGATCGGTTTCTCCCTGACCATCGCCTCTAGCCTGATCCATACCGCTGATTACCAGCAGTTTACGGGCTGGGCCTTTGGCGCGATGTTGGTACAAGTGCTGGCGTATGGCGTCACCACCATGATCCTGCGCAATTCCAAAGACCAGATCGAGTCTGGCAATACCGCCTATGGTGGCTTGCTGGGCGCGATCTCTTTGTCGATAGGCGCGGTCAACGCAGCCTGTATTTCTTAA
- a CDS encoding DUF2075 domain-containing protein → MSKRAYYAATIADFLTASPDAIIGQITQHHSQNLEHLQTGAWASQIDILQSALKTLNAGHILFEVQIPRMGRRADVVLIVDDIIFVIEFKVGAKHATPQDLRQAHGYAIDLHHFHEGSHDKTIVPLLLATESAAKVFCLPAQLERVYAPLCANAGNLLALITYCVSHIPAPQAINYQAWQQSAYKPTPTIIEAAQALYSNHNVADIARSDAGAQNLHLTSQAIQDIVHAARINRRKTICFVTGVPGAGKTLVGLNIATSSTHLDDDEHAVFLSGNGPLVEVLTEALARDSVQRDPGSTKAHQLRSAEAKIQNIHKFRDESLKDLNKAPPERVVIFDEAQRAWDLENTAKFMNQKRGQKNFNQSEPEFLISVMDRHADWCVIVALIGGGQEINTGEAGLQGWVDALATQFAGWDVHYSNKLTQIEYAGRDVNFSAIAHAKPQASLHLATAMRSFRAEKLSHMVHYLIHNQPTKARACYQGFKHKFPIKITRNLATAKAWIKQQARANETKGMIASSGAVRLKPEGIFVKNRLSAADWFLNPQDDIRSCHFLEDVATEFDIQGLELDWCLLGWDADYRHHKTDGKQDGHFEHWKFTGTSWKRRQQEEQQRYLENAYRVLLTRARQGMVIFVPQGDAEDATRLPEYLDGTFEYLLSCGLEVLG, encoded by the coding sequence ATGTCAAAGCGCGCCTACTACGCAGCGACCATCGCTGACTTTCTTACTGCATCGCCCGACGCCATCATTGGCCAGATTACTCAGCATCACTCCCAAAACTTAGAACACTTGCAAACCGGTGCGTGGGCCAGCCAGATCGATATTCTGCAGAGCGCATTAAAAACGCTTAATGCTGGTCACATTTTGTTTGAAGTGCAAATTCCACGTATGGGTAGACGCGCCGATGTGGTCTTGATTGTTGACGACATTATTTTTGTGATCGAATTTAAAGTTGGAGCCAAACACGCCACGCCGCAAGATCTAAGGCAAGCGCATGGCTACGCCATCGACCTACATCATTTTCATGAAGGTAGCCACGACAAAACCATCGTGCCACTTCTGCTAGCGACTGAATCCGCTGCCAAAGTATTCTGTCTGCCAGCGCAGCTTGAGCGCGTGTATGCGCCACTGTGCGCCAATGCCGGCAACTTGTTGGCGCTAATTACTTACTGCGTGAGTCACATCCCCGCACCGCAGGCGATCAACTATCAAGCTTGGCAGCAATCTGCCTACAAACCTACGCCGACCATCATAGAAGCGGCGCAGGCCTTATATTCAAATCATAACGTGGCCGACATCGCTCGCAGCGATGCGGGTGCGCAAAACCTGCATCTGACATCGCAAGCGATACAAGACATCGTGCACGCCGCACGTATCAATCGGCGCAAGACTATCTGCTTTGTTACGGGTGTACCCGGTGCCGGTAAAACTTTGGTCGGCTTAAATATTGCCACCTCTAGCACCCATCTGGATGATGACGAGCACGCGGTATTCTTATCTGGGAATGGCCCCTTGGTAGAAGTGCTAACCGAAGCGCTGGCGCGCGATAGCGTACAGCGAGACCCCGGCAGCACCAAAGCGCATCAGCTAAGAAGCGCCGAAGCCAAAATACAAAACATTCATAAATTCAGAGATGAATCATTAAAGGATCTAAACAAAGCGCCGCCAGAACGTGTCGTCATTTTTGATGAAGCACAACGCGCTTGGGATCTAGAGAATACCGCCAAATTCATGAACCAAAAGCGCGGGCAAAAAAACTTTAATCAATCCGAACCAGAATTTTTAATCAGCGTGATGGATAGACACGCCGACTGGTGCGTGATCGTCGCCCTGATCGGCGGCGGGCAAGAGATCAACACCGGCGAGGCCGGTCTGCAGGGCTGGGTCGATGCGCTGGCAACGCAGTTTGCGGGTTGGGATGTGCACTACTCAAACAAACTTACGCAGATTGAATATGCTGGCCGCGATGTCAATTTCAGCGCTATCGCACACGCAAAGCCGCAAGCTAGCCTGCATCTGGCCACAGCGATGCGATCATTCAGAGCAGAAAAACTCTCGCACATGGTGCACTACCTGATCCACAATCAGCCAACAAAAGCGCGGGCATGCTACCAAGGATTCAAACATAAATTCCCGATCAAAATCACGCGCAATCTAGCCACCGCCAAAGCATGGATCAAGCAGCAAGCACGCGCCAATGAAACCAAGGGCATGATCGCCTCATCCGGCGCAGTACGTCTGAAACCTGAAGGCATCTTCGTAAAAAATAGATTATCCGCCGCCGACTGGTTTCTCAATCCGCAGGACGACATACGCTCTTGCCATTTTTTAGAGGACGTCGCCACCGAATTTGATATCCAAGGCCTAGAACTAGACTGGTGCCTGTTAGGCTGGGACGCCGACTACCGCCACCACAAAACGGATGGCAAGCAAGACGGCCATTTTGAACACTGGAAATTCACTGGCACCAGCTGGAAGCGCAGACAGCAAGAAGAACAACAGCGCTACCTAGAAAACGCCTACCGCGTACTACTGACCAGAGCCCGCCAAGGCATGGTGATCTTTGTACCGCAAGGTGATGCAGAAGATGCGACCCGTTTGCCGGAATATTTGGATGGGACGTTTGAGTATTTGTTGAGTTGTGGGCTTGAGGTTTTGGGATAA
- a CDS encoding DUF4178 domain-containing protein — protein sequence MQNVSCPGCGAQVAFRSHASVMAVCEYCKTTVLKDADTVKDFGKMSSVLEDYSPLQLGSSGVFGGRSFDVIGRIQLRYSAGMWNEWYLLFEDGTAAWLGDSSGQFTLTTEKTGNAKLPAFADIVVAQTYEIAGKSYLAAEVRIADCIGGQGELPFKVGPGWQARLADFRTGSSFLTLDYSDINPQRDAQSTDSSEQQPAVYTGKAVTLSELKCQLLRDDESIKASAGKYRGKINRLDCPSCGANIDYLPGLTANVICPSCQSQLDTSGPVAQVLASADRMAKLSTTLELGAKATISATAYQIIGLMKRKDEENTVWTEYLLYSARAGFLWLIETNEGWARAQVLADWPLWYHGENATLGNKSYKKLYDYRAKVIFAAGAFNWRVQVGDSLNVTEFESGQNKLAAEIGTDEITWSLSSPVAADQIRAWFGDTIKADKAGKSVFDDEEATVALSRKFIFWILAINVIPLLGNFDANWWVVGLAVAAIYYPAKFLGPAGKGEE from the coding sequence ATGCAAAATGTTTCTTGTCCTGGTTGTGGTGCGCAAGTCGCCTTTCGTTCGCACGCTTCCGTCATGGCGGTGTGCGAATACTGCAAAACCACGGTCTTAAAAGATGCCGATACCGTCAAGGATTTCGGCAAGATGTCGTCCGTGCTGGAAGACTATTCACCGCTACAGCTAGGCAGTTCCGGGGTATTTGGCGGGCGCAGCTTTGATGTCATCGGCCGCATCCAGTTGCGCTATTCGGCCGGCATGTGGAACGAGTGGTATCTGCTGTTTGAAGATGGCACAGCCGCCTGGCTCGGCGATTCTTCCGGTCAGTTCACGCTGACCACCGAAAAAACCGGTAACGCCAAGCTGCCGGCCTTTGCCGACATCGTGGTGGCGCAAACTTACGAGATCGCCGGTAAATCCTATCTTGCCGCCGAAGTCAGGATCGCCGATTGCATAGGCGGGCAGGGCGAGTTGCCGTTTAAGGTCGGACCGGGCTGGCAGGCCAGGCTGGCCGATTTTCGCACGGGCAGTAGTTTTCTGACGCTAGACTATTCCGATATTAATCCACAGCGTGATGCACAAAGCACCGACAGCAGCGAACAGCAGCCTGCGGTGTATACCGGCAAAGCGGTTACCCTGAGCGAGCTGAAATGCCAGTTGTTGCGTGATGACGAGTCGATTAAGGCATCCGCCGGAAAATATCGCGGCAAGATCAACCGGCTAGACTGTCCTTCATGTGGCGCTAACATAGATTACCTGCCGGGGCTGACCGCCAATGTGATCTGTCCTAGTTGCCAGAGCCAGCTAGACACCAGCGGCCCGGTCGCGCAAGTATTGGCCAGCGCTGATCGCATGGCCAAGCTCAGCACTACGCTGGAGTTAGGTGCCAAGGCCACCATCAGCGCCACCGCCTACCAGATCATCGGCCTGATGAAACGCAAGGATGAAGAGAATACGGTCTGGACCGAATACCTGTTGTACAGCGCCCGCGCCGGCTTCTTGTGGCTGATAGAAACCAATGAAGGCTGGGCCAGGGCGCAAGTGCTGGCCGACTGGCCGCTCTGGTATCACGGCGAGAATGCCACGTTGGGCAACAAGAGCTATAAAAAACTCTATGACTACCGAGCCAAGGTAATCTTCGCCGCCGGTGCCTTCAATTGGCGCGTACAGGTTGGCGATAGCCTCAATGTCACGGAATTTGAAAGCGGGCAAAACAAGCTGGCCGCTGAAATCGGTACAGATGAAATCACCTGGTCGTTGTCATCGCCGGTGGCGGCCGATCAGATCCGCGCCTGGTTTGGCGATACCATCAAGGCTGATAAGGCCGGTAAGTCTGTGTTTGATGATGAGGAAGCGACAGTCGCCTTATCGCGTAAATTTATTTTCTGGATTTTGGCTATTAATGTCATCCCCTTGCTAGGTAATTTCGATGCTAACTGGTGGGTAGTCGGCTTGGCGGTGGCGGCAATTTATTACCCGGCAAAATTTCTGGGTCCGGCCGGTAAGGGTGAGGAATGA
- a CDS encoding DUF2271 domain-containing protein, which yields MRKLLPFAIGSLLAAPALASDMNVKIEVPRLNVAEYHRPYVAVWIERNDQTLAGNLAVWYDLKKRDNEGAKWLKDMRQWWRRSGRELQMPVDGVSGATRVVGEHSLSFSGDKGVLAKLPPGEYQLLVEAAREGGGREVLKVPFQWAAKGEQNIKVQGSHELGLITLNIKS from the coding sequence ATGCGTAAGTTACTCCCGTTTGCCATAGGCAGTTTGCTTGCCGCGCCTGCTCTGGCGTCTGACATGAACGTGAAAATCGAAGTGCCGCGCCTGAATGTGGCCGAGTATCACCGGCCGTATGTGGCGGTCTGGATAGAGCGCAATGATCAGACCCTGGCTGGCAATCTGGCGGTCTGGTACGACCTCAAGAAGCGCGATAACGAAGGTGCAAAATGGCTCAAGGATATGCGCCAGTGGTGGCGTCGCAGCGGTCGCGAGTTACAGATGCCGGTCGATGGCGTCAGCGGAGCTACCCGCGTGGTGGGCGAGCATAGCCTGAGCTTTTCCGGTGATAAAGGGGTGTTGGCCAAATTGCCGCCAGGCGAATATCAATTGCTGGTGGAAGCGGCGCGTGAAGGCGGCGGCCGTGAAGTGCTCAAGGTGCCGTTTCAATGGGCGGCTAAAGGCGAACAAAACATCAAGGTGCAAGGCAGCCATGAGCTGGGCCTGATTACCCTCAACATTAAATCCTAA
- a CDS encoding sulfite reductase flavoprotein subunit alpha, whose translation MLVPERQASRYLAAAAIVLAYLCFCALFALPSLRQRRQDRVALAPAAGAEQQLLIVVASQTGFADLLARQTLDSLQQVGVSAQSISIERLDAARLQQAKTILFIVSTTGEGDAPDSASVFVRKLMSASVPLAQLRYAILALGDRTYSQYCAFGHRLQHWLQQQQAQTLFDLIEVDRGEQGALRHWQHQLSVFVGHTEMADWSAPAYGNWILQERRLLNPGSAGGPAFHLALSATASDMQWQAGDIAEIGPEHPAQYVERWLSAHGLSGASMVQAGGARISLRQHVARCVLPAVPAMSPESSMLPATDAENRSAQAWADRLLPLPHREYSIASIPSDGKLDLLVRQMQQADGTLGLGSGWLSRYAECGGQIALRIRENRSFHAPPDDRPLILIGNGSGLAGLRAHLKQRAACGHHRNWLVFGERQRQHDYFYREEIMAWQASGVLQKLDLAFSRDQPQRLYVQDQLAAQAEAVRLWVADGAALYVCGSLHGMAAAVTATLTQILGAAQLEAMTEQGRYRRDVY comes from the coding sequence ATGCTGGTGCCTGAGCGGCAAGCCAGCCGCTATCTGGCCGCCGCCGCTATCGTACTGGCCTATCTGTGCTTTTGCGCGTTGTTTGCCTTACCGTCTTTGCGCCAGCGCCGGCAAGACCGCGTGGCGCTGGCACCAGCGGCGGGCGCCGAGCAACAGTTACTGATCGTCGTCGCCAGCCAGACTGGGTTTGCCGATTTGCTGGCCAGGCAAACCCTGGACTCATTGCAACAAGTAGGCGTGAGTGCGCAGTCGATTTCTATTGAACGGCTCGATGCCGCCCGGCTGCAGCAGGCAAAGACTATCTTGTTCATCGTCAGCACTACCGGCGAGGGTGATGCCCCCGATAGTGCCAGCGTATTTGTGCGCAAATTGATGAGCGCCAGTGTGCCGCTGGCGCAGTTACGTTACGCCATTCTGGCGCTGGGCGACCGCACATACAGCCAATACTGCGCTTTCGGCCATCGCTTGCAACACTGGTTGCAACAGCAGCAAGCGCAAACCCTGTTTGACTTGATCGAAGTTGACCGGGGCGAGCAGGGCGCATTGCGCCACTGGCAGCATCAGCTAAGTGTATTCGTTGGTCATACCGAAATGGCGGACTGGAGCGCACCGGCCTATGGCAACTGGATCTTGCAGGAGCGCCGTTTGCTCAATCCCGGTAGTGCAGGTGGGCCGGCCTTTCATCTGGCGTTGAGCGCCACTGCATCGGACATGCAATGGCAAGCCGGTGATATTGCCGAAATTGGCCCGGAACATCCTGCGCAATACGTCGAACGCTGGCTCAGCGCGCATGGCTTGTCCGGCGCAAGCATGGTGCAAGCCGGGGGCGCGAGGATTAGCTTGCGTCAGCATGTGGCGCGTTGTGTATTGCCAGCGGTGCCAGCGATGTCGCCGGAGTCATCGATGCTGCCTGCAACTGATGCGGAGAATCGTTCAGCGCAGGCATGGGCCGACAGACTGCTGCCTTTGCCGCATCGCGAATATTCGATTGCCTCGATTCCTTCAGATGGCAAACTGGACTTGCTGGTGCGCCAGATGCAGCAAGCCGATGGCACGCTGGGTCTGGGTTCCGGCTGGCTAAGTCGTTACGCCGAATGCGGTGGACAGATCGCGCTGCGGATACGCGAGAACCGCAGCTTTCATGCTCCCCCGGATGATAGGCCGCTGATACTGATAGGCAATGGTAGTGGCCTGGCAGGCTTACGTGCCCACCTGAAACAAAGGGCCGCATGCGGTCATCATCGTAATTGGCTAGTGTTTGGCGAACGCCAGCGGCAACACGATTATTTTTACCGCGAAGAAATCATGGCGTGGCAGGCCAGTGGCGTACTGCAAAAACTTGATCTGGCGTTTTCGCGCGATCAGCCGCAACGCCTGTATGTGCAAGACCAGCTTGCCGCACAAGCCGAGGCCGTGCGCCTGTGGGTGGCCGATGGTGCAGCACTCTATGTCTGCGGCAGCCTGCACGGCATGGCGGCGGCAGTGACGGCGACCTTGACGCAGATACTTGGTGCCGCGCAACTGGAAGCGATGACAGAGCAAGGGCGCTACCGGCGCGATGTGTATTGA